One window of the Populus nigra chromosome 4, ddPopNigr1.1, whole genome shotgun sequence genome contains the following:
- the LOC133691519 gene encoding aldehyde oxidase GLOX-like, whose product MSQPSMPRYTSIIFFLFLQLFFAAQPCHRTVTYAAGGGLWQLLQNSIGITAMHMQLLSNDRVVIYDRTDFGRSNLSLPDGKCRNDSSELVIKYDCTAHSVEYDVLANRFRPLMVQSDVWCSSGAVVPDGRLIQTGGFNDGERKVRIFSPCNGADCDWEEVGDGLKAKRWYATSHILPDGRQIIIGGRRQFNYEFYPKSSAPNVYSLPFLMETNDRGIENNLYPFVFLNGDGNLFIFANNRAILFDHKTNKVVKTYPAIPGGDPRSYPSTGSAVLLPLKNLQASTIEAEVLVCGGAPKGSFAKVENGTFVQALDTCARIKINDPNPRWVMETMPTARVMGDMTLLPNGNVLIINGAGAGTAGWEKGRDPVLNPVLYRPDDASGSRFELQNPSTIPRMYHSTAILLRDGRVLVGGSNPHIGYEFTGVLFPTELSLEAFSPPYLDPNFDDLRPTIVSSSASGGKNIGYGQKLLVRFKVTSKIVTDMVSVTMVAPAFNTHSFSMNHRLLVLGNEKVTVVGTSTYDIQVMTPPSGDLAPSGHYMLYVVHQEIPSEGLWVKILCNFHFAGDICTDRTRSQALFIQVLDLLLRNHAKEGTISHYLIS is encoded by the exons ATGTCCCAGCCATCAATGCCTCGTTATACCTCGAtaattttcttcctcttcttgcaACTGTTCTTTGCTGCTCAACCATGCCACCGGACAGTGACCTACGCTGCTGGCGGCGGCCTGTGGCAACTCTTGCAAAATAGCATTGGCATAACAGCGATGCATATGCAACTACTCAGCAATGACCGTGTAGTAATCTATGATCGAACTGACTTTGGCAGGTCGAATCTTTCATTACCAGATGGAAAATGTCGGAATGATTCAAGTGAATTAGTTATCAAATATGACTGTACTGCTCATTCTGTTGAGTATGATGTTTTGGCTAATAGATTCAGGCCACTTATGGTCCAAAGTGATGTTTGGTGTTCTTCAGGGGCTGTGGTCCCTGATGGGAGGCTGATTCAAACCGGAGGTTTCAATGATGGTGAACGTAAGGTCAGGATTTTTTCTCCATGCAATGGGGCTGATTGTGATTGGGAAGAAGTTGGTGATGGTCTTAAGGCAAAAAGATGGTACGCTACCAGTCATATACTGCCAGATGGTAGGCAAATTATTATTGGTGGCAGAAGGCAGttcaattatgaattttatcCAAAAAGTTCTGCCCCGAATGTTTACAGTTTGCCATTTCTGATGGAAACTAATGATCGTGGCATAGAGAACAACTTATATCCATTTGTTTTTCTCAATGGTGATGGGAATTTATTCATTTTCGCCAATAACCGAGCTATACTGTTCGATCACAAGACTAATAAGGTGGTGAAGACTTATCCCGCAATACCTGGAGGTGATCCACGAAGCTATCCAAGCACAGGCTCGGCAGTGTTGCTTCCATTGAAGAATTTACAGGCTTCAACTATTGAAGCTGAGGTTTTGGTGTGTGGGGGTGCACCAAAAGGGTCTTTTGCTAAGGTGGAAAATGGTACTTTCGTGCAAGCTTTGGATACTTGTGCCCGGATCAAGATAAACGACCCTAATCCACGATGGGTAATGGAAACTATGCCTACAGCTAGAGTCATGGGCGATATGACATTGCTTCCAAACGGCAATGTCTTGATCATAAATGGAGCTGGAGCTGGTACTGCAGGGTGGGAAAAGGGGCGAGATCCGGTCTTGAACCCTGTCCTCTACCGGCCAGACGACGCGTCAGGGTCAAGGTTTGAGTTGCAAAACCCGAGTACAATACCAAGAATGTACCATTCCACAGCAATTTTGCTTCGTGATGGCAGGGTTCTTGTTGGTGGCAGCAATCCCCATATTGGATATGAATTCACCGGGGTCTTATTTCCAACTGAATTGAGCTTAGAAGCATTTTCTCCACCATATTTGGATCcaaattttgatgatttgagACCAACAATTGTCTCATCATCTGCTTCCGGAGGTAAAAACATTGGCTACGGACAAAAATTGCTGGTAAGGTTCAAAGTCACGAGCAAAATAGTAACAGATATGGTCTCGGTGACAATGGTGGCACCAGCATTCAATACACATTCATTTTCTATGAATCATAGATTGCTGGTGCTAGGGAATGAGAAAGTGACCGTTGTCGGCACTTCAACTTATGACATTCAAGTTATGACACCGCCTTCCGGTGATCTTGCACCCTCAGGTCATTACATGTTATACGTGGTTCATCAAGAGATTCCAAGTGAAGGCCTCTGGGTCAAAATTCT TTGTAACTTTCATTTTGCTGGCGATATCTGCACCGATAGGACAAGATCACAGGCTTTGTTCATACAGGTCTTAGATTTGCTGTTAAGGAATCACGCGAAGGAAGGGACAATCAGCCATTATCTAATCAGCTAG
- the LOC133690767 gene encoding histone H3.3 produces the protein MARTKQTARKSTGGKAPRKQLATKAARKSAPTTGGVKKPHRYRPGTVALREIRKYQKSTELLIRKLPFQRLVREIAQDFKTDLRFQSHAVLALQEAAEAYLVGLFEDTNLCAIHAKRVTIMPKDIQLARRIRGERA, from the exons ATGGCTCGTACAAAGCAAACTGCTCGCAAATCAACCGGCGGTAAGGCTCCGAGGAAGCAGCTCGCCACCAAG GCGGCAAGGAAATCTGCTCCTACTACTGGAGGAGTCAAGAAGCCTCACCGTTATCGCCCTGGAACTGTTGCTCTACG TGAAATCCGAAAGTACCAAAAGAGCACTGAGCTTTTGATCCGCAAGTTGCCATTCCAGCGCCTTGTTCGTGAAATCGCTCAAGACTTCAAG ACTGATTTGAGGTTCCAGAGCCACGCTGTGCTTGCACTTCAGGAGGCTGCCGAGGCTTATCTTGTAGGTCTGTTTGAGGACACCAACTTGTGTGCTATTCATGCTAAGAGAGTCACCATCATGCCTAAGGATATCCAGCTCGCTAGGCGAATCCGCGGTGAACGGGCTTAA
- the LOC133692267 gene encoding protein BASIC PENTACYSTEINE6-like, which translates to MDDGGHRENGRHKADQYKTAQGQWLMQPQPSMKQIMAIMAERDAAIHERNLALSEKKAAIAERDMAFLQRDSAIAERNNALLERDNAITTLQYRENSLPSGNITTCPPGFHNSRGVKHMHHQQQQHTHHLPHMNEGPYGTREMQTSDALPVSPVASEVAKPQRGKRPKDAKATPSNKKTSKSPRKVKRESEDTDMFGKSHEWKNGQDMDGGGDDPNKQLAASKSDWKGQDLGLNQVAFDETTMPAPVCSCTGVFRQCYKWGNGGWQSSCCTTTLSMYPLPAVPNKRHARVGGRKMSGSAFSKLLSRLAAEGQDLSNPVDLKDHWAKHGTNRYITIK; encoded by the exons ATGGATGATGGGGGGCATCGTGAAAATGGCAGGCATAAAGCGGATCAATACAAAACAGCTCAGGGCCAG TGGCTGATGCAACCACAGCCATCCATGAAACAGATCATGGCCATCATGGCTGAAAGAGATGCTGCCATTCATGAGAGAAATTTGGCCCTTTCAGAAAAGAAGGCGGCTATTGCTGAAAGAGACATGGCATTCCTGCAGCGAGATTCGGCAATCGCTGAACGAAATAATGCCTTGCTGGAGCGAGACAATGCTATCACTACTCTGCAATACCGGGAGAACTCCTTGCCAAGTGGTAACATAACCACCTGTCCACCTGGATTCCATAACTCGCGTGGGGTGAAGCACATGCACCACCAACAGCAGCAGCATACACATCATCTGCCCCACATGAATGAAGGTCCATATGGTACTAGGGAAATGCAGACAAGTGATGCTTTGCCAGTATCACCAGTTGCATCTGAGGTTGCAAAGCCACAGCGGGGTAAACGACCAAAGGATGCTAAGGCAACACCATCTAATAAAAAGACTTCAAAATCTCCAAGGAAGGTTAAGAGGGAGAGTGAGGACACGGACATGTTTGGGAAGTCACATGAGTGGAAAAATGGGCAGGATATGGACGGTGGAGGTGATGATCCAAACAAACAGCTGGCAGCATCTAAGTCTGACTGGAAGGGTCAAGACCTGGGGTTGAACCAGGTTGCATTCGATGAAACAACCATGCCAGCACCCGTGTGCTCATGCACTGGAGTCTTCAGGCAGTGCTACAAATGGGGAAATGGTGGATGGCAGTCTTCGTGCTGCACAACCACCTTGTCAATGTATCCTCTACCTGCTGTGCCCAACAAGCGCCATGCTCGTGTTGGTGGGCGGAAAATGAGTGGGAGTGCTTTTAGCAAACTGCTTAGCCGACTTGCAGCTGAAGGCCAAGATCTGTCAAATCCAGTTGATCTCAAGGACCATTGGGCCAAGCATGGAACTAATCGCTACATAACAATTAAATAG